One Deinococcus reticulitermitis DNA segment encodes these proteins:
- a CDS encoding fasciclin domain-containing protein has protein sequence MKKRLGLMTLSLMMVSPALAGGAGQPASSPAACKSISDIVATDAQFGALLTAVQSAGLVDELKALSGSYTLFAPTNAAFAKVPSDQLASLLNDPELLSSVILYHLVAEKATAAELRGASSGTTEQGADVQITTSGNMVMINNARVVKADIQACNGVIHAIDTVLIPPAPEAAPAAAPEAAPAAAAPEPAPAAAPATEAAALPNAVDITSIPALPLSGATVGTAAGAATTETTTETATEATTEGTTETTTETTTTETTTEVTTETTEATAETTEARAETTTQSNTIYDLVVADERFSTLRDLLSDAGLTETLLTGEYTLFAPTDDAFAALPEGTLAALASDTEALKALLLYHVVTGKLSAEQVAAGNLQTAAGTTLTVSANLSPAVETSNGVIYPVDAVLLPEGFEAPVLEEETVAPTELATATVADVATALAGAEFSTLRGLLEKAGLLATVTSGEYTIFAPTNDAFAALPAGVVDALSPDDLKGLLSYHVVPGRVTLEQVNGETEIKTVQGTALLLGNAEPQSVVTAGNSTIYVVNGVLFPADFKAPDLPSTDTGAAPAATTTATVTTTTTTVTAAPAAATAAPAAAATPGTAAGGAIAGGNVQSPLSDVAAALADPRLSTLRDLLTQANLVSTLTSGAYTIFAPTNDAFAKVPQATLDALKADAAKLRQVLLYHVVAGTPGLDALIANPLTTVEGSPLTVTRAAAGLSFDGLGGTLDGGTALSAGTSNIYLIDTVLLPPALR, from the coding sequence ATGAAGAAGAGACTCGGCCTGATGACCCTGAGCCTGATGATGGTATCGCCCGCGCTCGCTGGAGGAGCAGGTCAGCCTGCGTCCAGTCCTGCCGCCTGCAAGTCGATTTCCGACATTGTGGCCACCGACGCGCAGTTCGGTGCGCTCCTGACCGCTGTTCAGTCGGCGGGACTCGTCGACGAGCTGAAGGCGCTCAGCGGGTCGTACACCCTCTTTGCCCCGACCAACGCGGCGTTTGCCAAGGTCCCCAGCGATCAGCTCGCGAGCCTGCTCAACGATCCTGAGTTGCTCAGCAGCGTCATCCTGTACCACCTGGTCGCGGAGAAGGCCACCGCCGCCGAGCTGCGCGGCGCGAGCAGTGGCACCACCGAGCAGGGGGCCGACGTGCAGATCACGACCTCGGGCAACATGGTCATGATCAACAATGCCCGGGTGGTCAAGGCCGACATCCAGGCGTGCAACGGCGTCATCCACGCGATCGACACGGTGCTGATTCCTCCGGCGCCCGAAGCGGCCCCCGCCGCGGCTCCGGAAGCGGCCCCTGCAGCTGCGGCCCCTGAGCCGGCCCCGGCAGCGGCCCCCGCCACGGAAGCTGCCGCTCTCCCCAACGCCGTCGATATCACCAGCATTCCTGCCTTGCCCCTGAGCGGCGCGACCGTGGGCACGGCGGCAGGTGCAGCCACGACGGAAACCACCACCGAGACGGCGACGGAAGCCACCACTGAGGGCACGACCGAAACCACCACGGAAACCACGACGACCGAGACCACCACGGAAGTCACGACCGAGACCACGGAGGCCACAGCCGAGACCACGGAGGCCAGGGCCGAGACGACCACGCAGAGCAACACGATCTACGATCTGGTGGTTGCGGACGAGCGTTTCAGCACCCTGCGCGACCTGCTGAGCGACGCGGGCCTGACCGAGACCCTGCTTACGGGCGAGTACACCCTGTTCGCGCCGACCGACGACGCCTTCGCCGCGCTGCCCGAAGGCACGCTCGCCGCGCTCGCGAGCGACACCGAAGCCCTCAAAGCGCTGCTGCTCTACCACGTCGTCACCGGCAAGCTGAGTGCCGAGCAGGTCGCGGCCGGTAACCTCCAGACGGCGGCAGGAACCACGCTGACGGTCTCGGCCAACCTCTCGCCCGCGGTCGAGACGTCCAACGGCGTGATCTACCCGGTCGACGCCGTGCTGCTGCCCGAGGGCTTCGAGGCCCCCGTCCTGGAAGAGGAAACGGTGGCTCCTACCGAGCTCGCCACGGCGACAGTGGCGGATGTCGCGACGGCGCTGGCCGGCGCCGAATTCAGCACCCTACGCGGTCTGCTGGAGAAAGCCGGTCTGCTCGCCACGGTCACCAGCGGTGAATACACCATCTTCGCGCCCACCAACGACGCCTTCGCGGCGCTGCCCGCGGGCGTGGTAGACGCCCTGAGCCCCGACGACCTCAAGGGTCTGCTGAGCTACCACGTCGTCCCTGGCCGCGTGACGCTGGAGCAGGTCAACGGCGAGACGGAAATCAAGACGGTCCAGGGCACCGCCCTGCTGCTCGGCAACGCCGAACCGCAGTCGGTCGTCACGGCAGGCAACAGCACGATCTACGTGGTCAACGGCGTTCTTTTCCCCGCCGACTTCAAGGCGCCGGACCTGCCCTCGACCGACACGGGCGCGGCCCCGGCGGCCACCACGACCGCCACGGTCACCACCACGACCACCACGGTGACGGCGGCTCCTGCTGCGGCCACCGCCGCTCCTGCGGCCGCGGCGACGCCCGGCACGGCGGCCGGCGGCGCGATCGCTGGCGGCAACGTTCAGTCCCCGCTCAGCGACGTGGCGGCGGCCCTGGCCGACCCACGACTGAGCACCCTGCGCGACCTGCTGACCCAGGCGAACCTGGTCAGCACGCTGACTTCGGGTGCCTACACCATCTTCGCCCCCACCAACGACGCCTTTGCCAAGGTGCCGCAGGCAACCCTCGACGCCCTCAAGGCCGACGCGGCCAAGCTGCGTCAGGTGCTGCTGTACCACGTCGTCGCGGGCACGCCCGGCCTCGACGCGTTGATCGCCAACCCGCTGACCACCGTCGAAGGCAGCCCGCTGACCGTGACCCGCGCCGCCGCTGGCCTGAGCTTTGACGGCCTGGGAGGCACGCTCGACGGCGGCACCGCCCTGAGCGCCGGCACGAGCAACATCTACCTGATCGACACCGTGCTGCTGCCGCCCGCCCTGCGCTGA
- a CDS encoding nucleoside hydrolase, translating to MVAAPQWVILDGDPGLDDAVAWLLAFASPELDILGVTAVHGNVPLPLALRNAGVILALAGERAEGVPYFAGADRPLLRGAITATRMHGDSGLPAEELPDPVRPPEPGHAVDFILRTVRARPGEVTLVCSGPLTNVALAFRLAPDLPALVREVVWMGGSTAQGNRTPAAEFNALADPHAAQIVLGSGARVRMVGLNVTMQCVATPPRVERLRALGSRAGQVCAELLTFYAEAYRRNYGLNGGALHDPLAVAAAIRPELLGWQDLRVDVETQEGLNLGRTVCDLYGVTGQAPNVSVAVTVDDEAFFELLLGRLAALP from the coding sequence ATGGTTGCTGCGCCGCAGTGGGTGATTCTCGATGGTGATCCGGGATTGGATGACGCGGTGGCCTGGCTGCTCGCCTTCGCCAGCCCCGAGCTGGACATTCTGGGCGTCACGGCGGTGCACGGCAACGTGCCGCTGCCGCTCGCGCTCCGCAACGCGGGGGTGATTCTCGCCCTCGCCGGAGAGCGGGCCGAGGGGGTGCCGTATTTCGCGGGCGCCGACCGCCCGCTGCTGCGCGGCGCGATCACGGCGACCCGGATGCACGGGGACAGCGGTCTGCCCGCCGAAGAGTTGCCCGACCCCGTGCGACCACCGGAGCCGGGGCACGCCGTGGACTTCATCCTCCGCACGGTGCGCGCCCGGCCCGGCGAGGTGACGCTCGTGTGCAGCGGGCCGCTCACGAACGTGGCCCTCGCCTTCCGACTCGCCCCCGACCTGCCGGCGCTCGTGCGCGAGGTGGTCTGGATGGGCGGCAGCACCGCGCAGGGCAACCGCACGCCCGCCGCCGAGTTCAACGCGCTCGCCGACCCGCACGCCGCGCAGATCGTGCTCGGCAGCGGAGCGCGGGTGCGGATGGTGGGCCTGAACGTCACCATGCAGTGCGTCGCCACGCCGCCCCGGGTCGAGCGGCTCCGGGCGCTCGGTAGCCGCGCTGGGCAGGTCTGTGCCGAGCTGCTCACCTTCTATGCCGAAGCCTACCGCCGCAACTACGGCCTGAACGGCGGCGCCCTGCACGACCCGCTCGCCGTGGCCGCTGCCATCCGCCCTGAGTTGCTCGGCTGGCAGGACCTGCGGGTGGACGTCGAGACGCAAGAGGGCCTGAACTTGGGGCGGACCGTGTGTGATCTCTACGGCGTGACCGGGCAGGCGCCGAACGTGTCGGTGGCGGTCACGGTGGACGACGAGGCGTTTTTCGAGTTGCTGCTCGGGCGCCTCGCCGCGCTGCCCTGA
- a CDS encoding MGMT family protein codes for MADLTFRQRVLTLVGQIPAGRVMTYGQLALLAGQPGAARQAGYVLNALLEGQELPWHRVINAQGRVSTHKLGFGKVQEGLLRAEGVMLDEGGRCDLEHYQWWPDDRPGGGAPRLL; via the coding sequence ATGGCCGACCTCACCTTTCGCCAGCGCGTCCTGACCCTCGTCGGGCAAATTCCGGCGGGCCGGGTCATGACATATGGCCAACTTGCCCTGCTCGCGGGGCAACCAGGCGCGGCGCGGCAGGCCGGCTATGTCCTGAACGCCCTGCTGGAAGGCCAGGAGCTGCCCTGGCACCGGGTGATCAATGCCCAGGGCCGGGTCAGCACCCACAAGCTCGGGTTCGGCAAGGTCCAGGAAGGCCTGCTGCGTGCGGAAGGGGTGATGTTGGACGAGGGGGGACGCTGCGACCTCGAGCATTACCAATGGTGGCCGGACGACCGTCCCGGGGGAGGGGCGCCGCGCCTGCTGTGA
- a CDS encoding M67 family metallopeptidase — MPLHLPPPLAAALWAHAAREWPRECVGALGGWVQGERFEARTLYPLSNVAAAPERDYVADPGEFLRALRAMEAEDLSLVGLYHSHPRGPGSPSASDTRLAAYPVPYLIADVTRRRLSAYLLPSGEPVEMIGER; from the coding sequence GTGCCTCTGCACCTCCCACCGCCGCTGGCCGCGGCCCTCTGGGCACACGCCGCGCGCGAATGGCCTCGCGAATGTGTCGGTGCCCTCGGGGGCTGGGTACAGGGCGAGCGCTTCGAGGCCCGTACCCTCTATCCACTCTCGAATGTGGCCGCCGCTCCCGAGCGTGATTACGTCGCTGATCCAGGCGAGTTCCTGCGCGCACTGCGGGCGATGGAGGCCGAGGACCTCTCGCTCGTGGGCCTCTACCACAGTCACCCACGCGGCCCCGGCTCACCGAGCGCGTCGGACACCCGGCTGGCGGCCTACCCGGTGCCCTACCTGATTGCCGATGTGACCCGCCGCCGCCTGAGCGCCTACCTGCTGCCCAGCGGCGAGCCGGTTGAGATGATCGGTGAGAGGTAG
- a CDS encoding FtsK/SpoIIIE family DNA translocase encodes MSLDSRPRDSRPLRFEGEGVGLVLLALGFMLAIILFLPFFNPGSGGYLVQMRAQLLDPLGWSAYLLPLVPLAYGLRVLFGRDLRQLTRQVGGGLLVVGGLLTLHALLRLWGVAVPGTPGRLAEQGMAVASSALSYLAALLPLTVIALGLELMLRYRPFTALRSVLRGSGQLLGDATTRIQGALEARRPGEQSGAAAQSRTDVRQQLAKHRRELEDLRRLYPHEARLREQLDAVRRRQREVRAYTGEQLRGAEDDLEGEGLKLRNFVATMGHDLREGLKNEVPPEAQSIEKFMAQVSKGRHELSVRLPSTQASAALERVRRGIERDLIDLGTLTQKLMRERKQAEKRLQPLTSQVLLHEHPAHQERKAQWQEVQDKFRRWQAQEKLYPGWPDLAAAFDAGPADLALRLSRSLEQHPWETLAQADAWRTELEEARRRGADALGEDELPESDETDLLALARLAGAGDAGGGAGLLGKLRRSAGKLGRHEDGPPGAPPSPAARGPEEGEPPGKPRPAFLPPQPLTEPSPSPLLHSQTAPQAAAVPQVQIEFSAATRPSPAHSPRPAPAAAPLLSLDLTALTAVPASLPRPPGRPPSTATSSARPPALPARPQPAPAAPESQIWDDLWDDEEDLPFGPPARGVGTPPAPRPVRSQPEPAPWDAPAASGSVTVSAAPRPAPGRVAPPQAQGAVPQRRGAIPVALPTEKLLNPIPDAARGAVQMDTAARQRGSMIDETLRQFGLQARVVDLARGPTVTRYEIEPAPGEKISRIASLSNDLARALAVGGVRVEAPVPGKSVIGLEVPNAEREPVTFHQATASGNFRNSRAKLPIILGKSIDGSMMVGDLAKMPHLLVAGSTGSGKSVCVNTLITSLLYKYLPSELRFLMIDPKMVELTPYDGIPHLVRGVVTNPTDAAGVLLGAVAHMERRYKMMSQVGAKNLEQFNAKMRQVGEVELPYLVIIIDELADLMITSPKEVESAIMRLAQMARATGMHLILATQRPSVDILTSLIKVNIPARIAFAVSSSHDSRTILDTTGAERLTGQGDMLFYQPGLVKPLRLQGPYIDEVESVRIADELRRMVFEDAFVESYGADFEGLVSSSGPSGDRSQLDFSDPLLRQAALVCIEEGQGSVSRLQRRLSVGHARAGKLMDLLEAMRVVGPHQGSKPREVLISEADLPEYFGK; translated from the coding sequence ATGTCGCTGGACTCGCGGCCAAGAGATTCCCGCCCGCTGCGCTTTGAGGGCGAGGGCGTGGGGCTGGTGCTGCTCGCGCTCGGCTTCATGCTCGCGATCATTCTGTTCCTGCCGTTTTTCAACCCCGGGAGTGGCGGCTACCTCGTGCAGATGCGCGCCCAACTGCTCGACCCGCTCGGCTGGAGCGCGTACCTGCTGCCCCTCGTGCCGCTCGCCTACGGGCTGCGGGTGCTGTTCGGGCGTGACCTGCGCCAGCTCACCCGGCAGGTGGGGGGGGGCCTGCTGGTGGTGGGCGGCCTCCTCACGCTGCACGCCCTGCTCAGGCTCTGGGGGGTGGCGGTTCCGGGAACCCCAGGACGGCTCGCCGAGCAGGGAATGGCGGTCGCCTCGTCGGCACTCAGTTATCTCGCCGCGCTGCTGCCGCTGACCGTGATCGCGCTCGGGCTGGAGCTGATGCTGCGTTACCGCCCCTTCACGGCGCTGCGCTCGGTGCTGCGCGGCTCGGGACAACTGCTCGGTGACGCAACCACCCGGATTCAGGGGGCCCTCGAGGCGCGGCGCCCCGGCGAGCAGAGCGGCGCGGCGGCCCAGAGCCGCACCGACGTGCGCCAGCAGCTCGCCAAGCACCGGCGCGAACTCGAGGACTTGAGGCGGCTTTACCCGCACGAGGCCCGGTTACGCGAGCAGCTCGACGCGGTGCGCCGGCGCCAGCGCGAGGTCAGGGCCTACACGGGAGAGCAGTTGCGCGGCGCCGAGGACGACCTCGAAGGCGAGGGGCTCAAGCTGCGCAACTTCGTCGCCACGATGGGCCATGACCTGCGCGAGGGCCTGAAAAACGAGGTGCCGCCCGAGGCCCAGAGCATCGAGAAATTCATGGCCCAGGTGAGCAAGGGCCGCCACGAGCTGAGCGTGCGGCTGCCGAGCACGCAGGCGAGCGCGGCGCTGGAGCGGGTGCGCCGGGGCATCGAGCGCGACCTGATCGATCTCGGCACCCTGACCCAGAAGCTCATGCGTGAGCGCAAACAGGCCGAGAAGCGGCTGCAGCCCCTCACCTCGCAGGTGCTGTTGCACGAGCACCCGGCCCATCAGGAGCGCAAGGCGCAGTGGCAGGAGGTGCAGGACAAGTTCCGGCGCTGGCAGGCCCAGGAAAAGCTCTACCCCGGCTGGCCCGACCTCGCCGCCGCCTTCGACGCGGGCCCGGCAGACCTCGCCCTGAGGCTCTCGCGCTCGCTCGAACAGCACCCCTGGGAAACGCTCGCCCAGGCCGACGCCTGGCGCACGGAACTCGAAGAAGCGCGGCGGCGCGGCGCTGACGCCCTCGGTGAAGACGAGCTGCCCGAGAGCGACGAAACCGACCTCCTCGCCCTGGCTCGCCTGGCCGGTGCCGGAGACGCGGGGGGCGGCGCGGGTCTCCTCGGCAAGCTGCGCCGGAGCGCCGGCAAGCTCGGGCGCCACGAGGACGGCCCGCCTGGAGCGCCCCCTTCGCCGGCCGCGCGGGGGCCAGAAGAAGGCGAGCCTCCGGGAAAGCCCCGCCCCGCTTTCTTGCCGCCCCAGCCGCTCACCGAGCCGTCCCCGTCCCCTTTGCTGCACAGTCAGACCGCGCCTCAGGCCGCTGCCGTCCCCCAGGTACAGATCGAATTCAGCGCGGCGACGCGCCCTTCCCCGGCACACTCCCCTCGGCCGGCTCCCGCCGCCGCGCCGCTTCTCTCGCTTGACCTCACTGCCTTGACGGCGGTTCCGGCAAGCTTGCCCAGACCGCCAGGGCGGCCCCCCAGCACGGCAACGTCGTCGGCCCGGCCCCCTGCCCTGCCTGCGCGGCCTCAGCCGGCTCCAGCGGCGCCGGAGTCCCAGATCTGGGACGATCTCTGGGACGATGAGGAAGACCTCCCGTTCGGCCCGCCGGCGCGGGGGGTGGGCACGCCCCCGGCGCCCCGTCCCGTCCGCTCCCAGCCGGAGCCGGCCCCCTGGGACGCCCCGGCGGCCTCCGGCTCCGTGACGGTCTCAGCGGCGCCTCGTCCGGCACCGGGCCGCGTGGCCCCGCCTCAAGCGCAGGGCGCGGTGCCGCAGCGGCGCGGCGCGATTCCCGTGGCTCTGCCGACCGAGAAGCTGCTCAACCCCATCCCCGACGCGGCGCGGGGCGCGGTGCAGATGGACACGGCGGCCCGGCAGCGCGGCAGCATGATCGACGAGACGCTGCGCCAGTTCGGACTTCAGGCACGGGTGGTGGACCTCGCGCGGGGACCGACCGTCACGCGCTACGAGATCGAGCCGGCGCCAGGCGAGAAGATCAGCCGCATCGCCAGCCTCTCCAACGACCTCGCCCGCGCCCTCGCGGTCGGGGGGGTGCGCGTCGAGGCGCCGGTGCCGGGCAAGAGCGTGATCGGTCTGGAGGTGCCCAATGCCGAGCGCGAGCCGGTCACTTTTCATCAGGCGACGGCTTCGGGCAATTTCCGCAACTCGCGCGCCAAGCTCCCGATCATCCTGGGCAAGAGCATCGACGGTTCGATGATGGTGGGCGACCTCGCCAAGATGCCGCACCTGCTCGTCGCGGGCAGCACCGGCTCAGGCAAGTCGGTGTGCGTCAATACGCTGATCACCTCGCTGCTCTACAAGTACCTGCCGTCCGAGCTGCGCTTCCTGATGATCGATCCCAAGATGGTGGAGCTCACGCCTTACGACGGCATTCCCCACCTCGTGCGCGGGGTGGTGACCAACCCGACCGACGCGGCAGGGGTGCTGCTCGGCGCCGTGGCGCACATGGAGCGGCGGTACAAGATGATGAGTCAGGTCGGCGCGAAAAACCTGGAGCAGTTCAACGCCAAGATGCGCCAGGTCGGTGAGGTGGAGCTGCCTTACCTGGTGATTATCATCGACGAGCTCGCCGACCTGATGATCACCTCGCCCAAGGAGGTCGAGTCGGCGATCATGCGCCTCGCGCAGATGGCCCGCGCGACCGGCATGCACCTGATTCTCGCCACCCAGCGCCCGAGCGTCGATATCCTGACCAGCCTGATCAAGGTGAATATTCCGGCGCGCATCGCCTTCGCCGTGAGCAGCTCGCACGACTCACGCACGATCCTCGACACGACGGGGGCCGAGCGCCTGACCGGACAGGGCGACATGCTGTTCTACCAGCCGGGGCTCGTGAAGCCGCTGCGGCTGCAAGGGCCCTACATCGACGAGGTCGAGTCCGTGCGGATCGCCGACGAGTTGCGGCGCATGGTGTTTGAAGACGCGTTTGTCGAGAGCTACGGAGCCGATTTCGAGGGCCTAGTGTCCAGTTCCGGGCCGAGCGGCGACCGCTCCCAGCTCGATTTCAGTGACCCGCTGCTGCGCCAGGCCGCGCTGGTCTGCATCGAGGAAGGCCAGGGCAGCGTTTCGCGCTTGCAGCGCCGGCTGTCTGTGGGGCACGCCCGCGCCGGAAAACTGATGGACCTGCTCGAAGCCATGCGCGTCGTCGGGCCACACCAGGGCAGCAAGCCGCGTGAGGTGCTGATCTCTGAGGCCGATCTCCCGGAATATTTCGGCAAATAA
- the pulA gene encoding pullulanase-type alpha-1,6-glucosidase — translation MKILVSLLTLALAASAAAQVPAGTVRIHYQRPDSAYAGWGLHIWEDAAKPTEWTAPLAQTGKDDWGAYWDVPLKNDARKLGFIVHQGDTKDPGPDLWYDLSRGRELFLKSGSANVAYAKAGPFDVDASKQVTGALAAQDAPVPSGFARINYFRPDGNYAGWGLHVWEDAAKPTEWTAPLTQTGQQGGWAYWDVPLKTDWKKLGFIIHKGDEKDPGNDLFLTTETGNQAWIVSGNAALNTQRPDTSVRTVGDLSRQQAIMLGRDLIAVKPELVQPGAFLTLHTDAAAGLKLGATGVSGGQTLTLEEVEGGLTPALKAKVPYLAGYKLLRVRAEDRAKVADALRGQLAVSSVMPDGKVIDATGVQLAWALDDLYTYDGPLGVSWQGNRPTVRLWAPTAQDVKLRVGRPDGSQERTVALTRDARGVWSAAGDPSWKGLAYRFEVRVFAPSTGKVETNLVTDPYSVALTRNSTYSIFADLSDNTQKPAGWQALKKPALRSASDLSFYELHLRDFSAADATVPAAQRGTYLAFTQANSNGMKHLKGLADAGLKAIHLLPTFDIATINEDKGQWKTPGDLTKFASNSEEQQKAITAVKDQDAYNWGYDPYHYMVPEGSYAVNPAERTKEYRQMVMALNGAGLRVVQDVVFNHTAASGQSERSVLDRIVPGYYHRLNVNGGVENSTCCSNTATEHAMMRKLMVDTLVLMAREYKVDGFRFDLMGHHMVADMQAARRALDALTVAKDGVDGRSIYLYGEGWDFGEVAQNARGVNATQLNLYGQGIGTFNDRIRDALRGGNPFGGLREQGVATGLATLSNGQAGNDSAAKWGQLADLVKLGLTGNLRDYRLTNSAGQTVTGGQLKYGDAPAGYAASPRETINYASAHDNQTLWDAVLLKAPANATTAQRVRMQNLAHSYLLLGQGLPFSYAGDDILRSKSFDTDSYNSGDWFNTLDWTYQTNGFGKGLPPAEKNEGNWAVYRPLLGDAALRPTQADIRRASEHYRELLRVRYSSSLFRLETGAQVSQALSFLNAPTGVIALRLSGAASATNPYRQIVVVFNGSGKETVLNNAALSGLTLHPVLAASTDPVVKTSRVSGTQATVPALTTAVFVGK, via the coding sequence ATGAAAATCCTGGTTTCTCTGTTGACCCTGGCCCTCGCGGCCTCGGCAGCCGCTCAAGTTCCCGCCGGCACCGTGCGGATTCACTACCAGCGCCCGGACAGTGCGTATGCGGGCTGGGGCCTCCACATCTGGGAGGACGCGGCCAAGCCGACCGAGTGGACCGCGCCCCTCGCCCAGACCGGCAAGGACGACTGGGGCGCCTACTGGGACGTGCCGCTGAAAAATGACGCGCGCAAGCTCGGCTTCATCGTGCACCAGGGCGACACCAAGGACCCGGGGCCGGACCTGTGGTACGACCTCAGCCGGGGCCGCGAACTCTTTTTGAAGTCGGGCAGCGCCAACGTCGCCTATGCCAAGGCCGGACCGTTCGACGTGGACGCGAGCAAGCAGGTGACGGGCGCCTTGGCCGCGCAGGACGCTCCGGTGCCGAGCGGCTTCGCCCGCATCAACTACTTCCGCCCCGACGGCAACTACGCGGGCTGGGGGCTGCACGTCTGGGAGGACGCGGCCAAGCCGACCGAGTGGACTGCCCCCCTCACCCAGACCGGACAGCAGGGCGGCTGGGCCTACTGGGACGTGCCGCTGAAGACCGACTGGAAAAAGCTCGGCTTCATCATCCACAAGGGCGACGAGAAGGACCCAGGCAACGACCTCTTCCTGACCACTGAGACGGGCAACCAGGCGTGGATCGTGAGCGGCAATGCGGCGCTGAACACCCAGCGGCCCGACACCTCGGTGCGGACGGTGGGCGACCTGAGCCGCCAGCAGGCGATCATGCTCGGGCGCGACCTGATCGCGGTGAAGCCCGAACTCGTGCAGCCGGGGGCCTTCCTGACGCTGCACACCGACGCGGCAGCGGGCCTCAAGCTCGGTGCGACGGGGGTCAGCGGCGGCCAGACCCTGACGCTCGAAGAGGTAGAAGGCGGCCTGACCCCGGCCCTGAAAGCCAAAGTGCCTTACCTCGCGGGCTACAAACTGCTGCGCGTGCGCGCCGAGGACCGCGCCAAGGTAGCGGACGCCCTGCGCGGCCAGCTCGCCGTGAGCAGCGTGATGCCGGACGGCAAGGTGATCGACGCGACCGGCGTGCAGCTCGCCTGGGCGCTCGACGACCTCTACACCTACGACGGCCCGCTCGGGGTGAGCTGGCAGGGCAACCGGCCCACCGTGCGGCTGTGGGCGCCCACCGCCCAGGACGTGAAGCTCCGCGTGGGCCGCCCGGACGGCTCGCAGGAGCGCACGGTGGCCCTGACCCGCGACGCCAGGGGCGTGTGGAGCGCGGCGGGCGACCCGAGCTGGAAGGGCCTCGCCTACCGCTTCGAGGTGCGGGTCTTCGCGCCGAGCACCGGCAAGGTGGAAACCAACCTCGTCACCGACCCCTATTCGGTGGCGCTGACCCGCAACAGCACCTACAGCATCTTTGCCGATCTGAGTGACAACACTCAGAAGCCCGCCGGGTGGCAGGCGCTGAAAAAGCCGGCGCTGCGTTCGGCGTCTGACCTTTCCTTCTACGAGCTGCACCTGCGCGACTTCAGCGCGGCGGACGCGACGGTGCCGGCGGCGCAGCGTGGAACGTACCTCGCCTTCACCCAGGCGAACTCGAACGGGATGAAGCACCTCAAGGGCCTCGCCGACGCCGGCCTCAAGGCCATTCACCTGCTGCCCACCTTCGACATCGCCACCATCAACGAGGACAAGGGGCAGTGGAAGACGCCGGGCGACCTCACCAAGTTCGCCTCGAACTCCGAGGAGCAGCAAAAGGCCATCACGGCGGTCAAAGACCAGGACGCCTACAACTGGGGCTACGACCCCTATCACTACATGGTCCCCGAGGGCAGCTACGCGGTGAACCCCGCCGAGCGCACGAAGGAGTACCGCCAGATGGTGATGGCCCTGAACGGCGCCGGGCTGCGCGTCGTGCAGGACGTGGTGTTCAACCACACGGCGGCGAGCGGGCAATCGGAGCGCAGCGTCCTCGACCGCATCGTGCCGGGGTACTACCACCGCCTGAACGTGAACGGCGGCGTCGAGAACTCGACCTGCTGCTCGAACACGGCGACCGAGCACGCGATGATGCGCAAGCTGATGGTGGACACGCTCGTGCTGATGGCGCGCGAGTACAAGGTGGACGGCTTCCGCTTCGACCTGATGGGGCACCACATGGTGGCGGACATGCAGGCGGCCCGCCGCGCCCTCGACGCACTGACCGTGGCGAAAGACGGCGTGGACGGCAGGAGCATCTACCTCTACGGCGAGGGCTGGGATTTCGGTGAGGTGGCGCAGAACGCGCGCGGCGTCAACGCGACGCAGCTCAATCTCTACGGCCAGGGCATCGGCACCTTCAACGACCGCATCCGCGACGCACTGCGCGGCGGCAACCCCTTCGGCGGGCTGCGCGAGCAGGGCGTGGCGACCGGCCTAGCGACGCTGTCCAACGGCCAGGCGGGCAACGACAGCGCGGCGAAGTGGGGCCAACTCGCCGACCTCGTCAAGCTCGGGCTGACCGGCAACCTGCGCGACTACCGCCTCACGAACAGCGCCGGGCAGACGGTGACGGGAGGGCAGCTCAAATACGGCGACGCGCCCGCCGGGTACGCGGCCAGCCCGCGCGAGACCATCAACTACGCTTCGGCCCACGATAACCAGACGCTGTGGGACGCGGTGCTGCTCAAGGCGCCGGCGAACGCGACGACCGCCCAGCGGGTGCGGATGCAGAACCTCGCGCACTCGTACCTGCTGCTCGGGCAGGGCCTGCCGTTCTCTTACGCGGGCGACGACATCCTGCGCTCGAAGTCCTTCGACACCGACTCGTACAACTCGGGCGACTGGTTCAACACGCTCGACTGGACCTATCAGACCAACGGCTTCGGCAAAGGCCTACCCCCCGCCGAGAAGAACGAGGGCAACTGGGCCGTCTACCGCCCGCTGCTCGGCGACGCGGCGCTCCGGCCCACTCAGGCCGACATCCGCCGCGCCTCGGAGCACTACCGCGAGCTGCTGCGGGTGCGCTACTCGTCGAGCCTCTTTCGACTGGAGACCGGCGCGCAGGTGAGCCAGGCGCTGAGCTTCCTGAACGCGCCCACCGGCGTGATCGCCCTGCGGCTGAGCGGGGCGGCGAGCGCGACCAATCCCTACCGGCAGATCGTCGTGGTGTTCAACGGCAGCGGGAAAGAGACTGTCCTCAACAACGCGGCCCTCAGCGGTTTGACCCTGCATCCCGTCCTCGCCGCGAGCACCGACCCCGTGGTGAAGACGAGCCGGGTCAGCGGCACCCAGGCCACGGTGCCCGCGCTGACGACGGCGGTGTTCGTGGGGAAATAG